A part of Gramella sp. MAR_2010_147 genomic DNA contains:
- a CDS encoding aminopeptidase P N-terminal domain-containing protein, whose translation MKNLLIFSFLIFSICIIAQDGTSQDYLSSEFHQGRREALRAKMPANSVAVFFANPVRNRANDVDYVYHQDPDFYYLTGYKEPHAVLVIFSEEQVSEDAKKYDEVLYVQEKNPQAEMWTGYRLGVEGAINELGFNRVFNGKDFLNNAINFSEFESVLHKPFTNDYRDSRDPADLASLVQSFKNKVNIKSIQQNNDPLGLEVKQEIAAKKDVNVDTESLYTYMGELRQIKSPEEMKLLKKAVRISAMGQIEVMKAMHPGMSETEVQGIHEYVFKKYGSEYEGYPSIVGAGNNGCVLHYIENNKTKLEQDLVLMDLGAEYHGYTADVTRTIPANGKYNAEQKAIYDLVYEAQEAGIAAAVVGNNSSDTHKAGLDIINKGLYELGIISSPDEQHRYFPHGTSHHIGLDVHDLNTRGSFQPNMVITVEPGIYIPEGSDCDEKWWGIAVRIEDDILITENGPVNLSSEAPRRAEEIEAMMKKSSIFDKLSLPELD comes from the coding sequence ATGAAAAATCTATTGATCTTCAGTTTCTTAATATTCAGTATTTGTATAATTGCTCAGGATGGCACTTCACAAGACTATCTTTCTTCAGAATTTCATCAGGGAAGGAGAGAGGCTTTGAGAGCTAAAATGCCGGCTAATTCTGTCGCGGTATTTTTCGCCAATCCGGTTAGGAACAGGGCCAATGATGTAGATTATGTGTACCATCAGGATCCCGATTTTTATTATCTCACAGGTTATAAGGAACCCCATGCCGTTCTTGTGATCTTTTCTGAAGAGCAAGTAAGTGAAGATGCTAAAAAATATGATGAGGTATTATATGTGCAGGAAAAGAATCCACAGGCAGAAATGTGGACGGGCTATCGCCTGGGGGTGGAAGGAGCTATAAATGAGCTTGGTTTTAACAGAGTTTTCAACGGAAAGGACTTCTTGAATAATGCCATTAATTTTTCTGAATTTGAGAGCGTATTGCATAAACCTTTTACCAATGATTATCGTGATTCCAGAGATCCGGCAGATCTTGCCAGTTTGGTGCAATCTTTTAAAAATAAGGTAAATATTAAATCAATTCAACAAAACAACGATCCTCTCGGGCTGGAAGTGAAACAGGAAATAGCTGCGAAAAAAGATGTGAACGTCGATACCGAAAGTCTTTACACTTATATGGGAGAGCTAAGACAAATAAAATCGCCTGAGGAAATGAAACTCTTGAAAAAGGCCGTTCGAATTTCAGCAATGGGACAGATAGAAGTAATGAAGGCCATGCATCCGGGAATGTCTGAAACTGAAGTGCAAGGTATACATGAATATGTATTTAAAAAATATGGGAGCGAATATGAAGGTTATCCTTCTATTGTAGGAGCTGGAAACAATGGCTGCGTGTTGCATTATATTGAAAATAATAAAACGAAACTGGAGCAGGATCTTGTATTAATGGACCTGGGAGCAGAATATCACGGTTATACCGCAGATGTTACCAGAACGATTCCTGCAAATGGAAAATATAATGCTGAGCAGAAAGCAATTTATGATCTTGTATATGAGGCCCAGGAGGCGGGGATCGCGGCCGCGGTAGTTGGGAATAATTCTTCAGATACCCACAAGGCCGGGCTTGATATTATTAATAAAGGGCTATATGAATTAGGGATTATTTCGTCTCCAGATGAGCAGCATAGATACTTTCCTCATGGAACTTCCCATCATATTGGCCTGGACGTGCATGATCTTAATACCAGGGGAAGTTTTCAGCCTAATATGGTTATTACTGTAGAACCGGGAATCTATATTCCGGAAGGTAGTGATTGCGATGAAAAATGGTGGGGAATAGCAGTTAGAATAGAGGATGATATTCTTATTACAGAAAACGGACCTGTTAATCTTTCTTCGGAAGCACCTAGAAGAGCAGAAGAGATTGAAGCTATGATGAAAAAATCATCAATATTTGATAAACTAAGTCTTCCTGAATTGGATTAA